A genome region from Bemisia tabaci chromosome 3, PGI_BMITA_v3 includes the following:
- the PIG-F gene encoding phosphatidylinositol-glycan biosynthesis class F protein, with amino-acid sequence MRAFQEPVISNRLIISYSLYSSVFLFTLLTFLYFSDLYLKIGSTNFVPFLILLICVEIIKFIYSNSTVQNSTFINSGSKKWNKSKTLYDLAAGQVLSQVKLKKILKSIVLLAFSVAIFFAISILLGAEFLAKHEETLMFSSLIVVLIFLPICLHLGPDSLFNFLLTANPANAFEQILFRNVQFVLVGAWFGAFVIPLDWDRPWQIWPIPCSFASILGYLISHVVTCIQYSNMFIHKKTVNKFGKRVC; translated from the coding sequence ATGAGAGCGTTTCAGGAGCCGGTTATTTCCAATCGATTGATAATTTCCTACAGTTTGTACTCATCGGTGTTCTTATTCACATTACTTACTTTCCTGTACTTCTCTGACCTTTATCTGAAAATAGGAAGTACCAATTTTGTGCCATTTTTGATACTCTTAATATGTgttgaaattataaaatttatcTATTCAAACAGCACGGTACAAAATTCCACTTTCATAAATTCTGGCAGCAAGAAATGGAATAAATCCAAAACTCTATACGACTTAGCAGCAGGTCAAGTCCTGTCTCAGGTTAAGTTAAAGAAAATCTTGAAGTCTATCGTCTTGCTTGCATTTTCAGTGGCGATATTTTTTGCCATTTCTATTCTTTTGGGTGCAGAATTTTTAGCGAAGCATGAAGAGACCTTGATGTTCAGTTCCTTAATTGTTGTATtaatatttcttccaatttgctTACATCTTGGTCCAGAttcattgtttaattttttgctgACAGCAAATCCAGCGAATGCATTTGAGCAAATCTTATTTAGAAATGTTCAATTCGTCCTTGTTGGTGCTTGGTTTGGCGCCTTTGTAATTCCTCTTGACTGGGATCGACCATGGCAAATATGGCCGATACCTTGCTCTTTTGCCTCAATATTAGGGTATTTGATCTCTCATGTTGTCACTTGCATTCAGTATTCTAATATGTTTATccataaaaaaacagtgaacaaatttgggaaaagagTCTGTTAA